The proteins below come from a single Dinghuibacter silviterrae genomic window:
- a CDS encoding diacylglycerol/lipid kinase family protein yields MHREEKILFVVNPAAGGRDKSLFWTCLEQALAIHAFDHLTYRTTGENDVQELRHLLAGHAFTRVIVVGGDGTAKMVAEQLVHSPIALGIIPMGSANGMARELGLPSSIKDALRVALGPNTTYIDTIHLQGHGLCIHLCDLGLNASLVERYAKEGFRGMWGYGRLFVSTVLQRNRFRIYVSGDHFRYNRNVYMLMLANARKFGTGALINPLGSPRDGRFEVIMMKDFRWWDLPRLFLPHRKQHLEREEVVSVQSVSIACNRAVHFQVDGEYKGKIKRLKASVIAQSLRVLVPERLGAAAAG; encoded by the coding sequence ATGCACAGGGAAGAAAAAATACTCTTCGTCGTCAATCCCGCCGCGGGCGGCAGGGACAAAAGCCTTTTCTGGACCTGTTTGGAGCAGGCCCTGGCGATCCATGCCTTTGATCACCTGACCTACCGGACTACCGGGGAGAACGACGTACAAGAATTGCGCCACCTGCTCGCGGGACATGCTTTTACGAGGGTGATCGTGGTGGGCGGGGACGGCACGGCAAAGATGGTGGCTGAACAACTGGTCCATTCCCCCATCGCATTGGGCATCATCCCCATGGGCTCCGCCAATGGCATGGCCAGGGAACTGGGGTTGCCCTCGTCCATAAAAGACGCGCTCAGGGTGGCCCTTGGTCCGAATACCACGTATATCGACACGATCCACCTCCAGGGACACGGGCTGTGCATCCACCTGTGCGACCTGGGGCTCAACGCATCGCTGGTGGAGCGTTATGCAAAAGAGGGCTTTCGCGGGATGTGGGGGTACGGACGGCTGTTCGTTTCGACCGTATTGCAACGGAACCGTTTCCGGATCTATGTATCCGGGGATCATTTCCGGTATAACCGTAACGTATACATGCTCATGCTGGCAAACGCGCGTAAATTCGGCACGGGTGCGCTGATCAATCCCCTGGGCTCGCCCCGGGACGGACGCTTCGAAGTCATCATGATGAAGGACTTCCGCTGGTGGGACCTGCCGCGTCTTTTCCTGCCGCACCGCAAACAACACCTGGAAAGGGAAGAGGTCGTTTCCGTCCAGTCCGTCAGCATCGCCTGTAACCGGGCGGTCCACTTCCAGGTGGACGGCGAATACAAGGGCAAGATCAAGCGGTTGAAGGCGTCGGTCATTGCGCAATCGCTGAGGGTCCTGGTGCCCGAACGCCTGGGCGCGGCCGCCGCGGGATAA
- a CDS encoding App1 family protein, giving the protein MRAAANPTIVVYPGYANHSGLVVFGHVFRQNLRHWYPYSDNFFANLRVLWKLFRVKGLAGARVQLCVGSLVAETTTDVNGFFRFDLTLAPSVPYGWTAVEVRLAPGGGYEAPVAQGRILHPALNSYDIISDIDDTLLISHSLNWWKKFRLLIMHQPSERKPFDGVVSHYQQLYDANSRKGSCLFSFVSSSEWNLYPFIRAFSRTYQVPRGIYLMANLKTRFTELFRPGGNHGHKLHKIQEIFRYYPDHRFILLGDDTQQDPVLYMQAVRKFPQQVACVYIRHTRRRPSREVSAMLGEIERLGVPHCYFRHSEEAIRHSRAMGFM; this is encoded by the coding sequence ATGCGAGCAGCTGCTAACCCCACGATCGTCGTTTATCCCGGGTACGCCAACCATTCCGGGCTGGTGGTATTCGGTCATGTTTTCAGGCAAAACCTGCGCCATTGGTATCCCTATTCCGATAATTTTTTTGCCAACCTCCGCGTGTTGTGGAAACTTTTCCGGGTAAAGGGCCTCGCCGGCGCGCGTGTCCAGCTTTGTGTGGGCAGCCTGGTGGCCGAGACCACGACCGATGTCAACGGCTTCTTCCGCTTCGACCTCACGCTCGCCCCCTCCGTCCCCTATGGATGGACTGCCGTGGAGGTCCGCCTCGCCCCCGGCGGCGGTTATGAGGCACCGGTAGCCCAGGGCAGGATCCTCCATCCCGCCCTGAATTCCTACGACATCATCAGCGACATAGACGACACGCTCCTGATATCCCATTCGCTCAACTGGTGGAAAAAATTCCGGCTCCTGATCATGCACCAGCCCAGCGAGCGCAAACCCTTCGACGGCGTCGTGTCCCACTACCAGCAGCTCTACGATGCCAACAGCCGGAAGGGCTCCTGCCTGTTCTCGTTCGTGTCCAGCAGCGAATGGAACCTCTATCCGTTTATCCGTGCTTTTTCGCGGACCTACCAGGTGCCCCGGGGGATCTACCTCATGGCCAACCTCAAGACCCGCTTTACCGAATTGTTCCGCCCGGGTGGCAACCACGGCCACAAACTCCATAAGATCCAGGAGATCTTCCGGTATTACCCCGACCACCGCTTTATCCTCCTCGGCGACGACACCCAGCAGGACCCCGTCCTTTATATGCAGGCCGTCCGCAAGTTCCCGCAACAGGTGGCCTGCGTCTATATCCGCCATACGCGCCGGCGGCCGTCGCGGGAGGTTTCCGCGATGCTGGGGGAGATCGAACGGCTGGGGGTGCCGCATTGCTATTTCAGACATTCGGAGGAGGCCATACGGCATTCGCGCGCGATGGGGTTTATGTAA
- a CDS encoding glycoside hydrolase family 15 protein — MTDPKELAPGAPGSPPYRAKSPLSGVGTALSPTSKVTFCLSEGIVSEVGFPDAGSPCLSSLEWIVTDGAAFFSQEQRHTLHETAFFEEGIPGYRLVNTCLEGKYRITKEVLTDPVRDTFLQKTRLVPLAPLDNPLRLFLTLNPCIGGDSALHDARVSRYKGQPLLVAQKGAVTLAVLCSHPLKHTSVGYAGISDGWLDLAAHQRMTRFYERAEGGHVSLTAEVEPGETDIIVAIGLGQNEREAAAKAWASLLDGFDTAKERFVGPWRTWQQGLSPMPPMLGSALPAGALSAGAHVKTGALALRALESKAHPGALVSSGGVRPRDLAAAFDAFQALGAREDAQRILAYLMAVQEERGFWAMLLHPDGSAASGRVARDQVAQVILMVDACRRTFQLSPARMQRYWPLVWTAAAYLVGGGPEPEADRWDGAESLSLHTLCATVAALLAAADMADERGQPGVATYCRKTADYLHEHIDPWTYIRVGPGSGPDRISGYYAAAGQPGQKASGPASADVLSLVRYGLRAADDPRVIDTLKVVDANARRDADALRDADARPGTAEAQPAAAPLLLTAERALYELSAGNKNGALALLQTLEAQAPSGFFPDKTGHLPDLRTHAEYIRLCCALKAEHAPEVPRFTTERYIRKQTTAPFDLWRIERPCPRLAPDKKLRIELPSGALIHWTDDDWATKQHTLTRDTRLGVHVAELSPHPGARQVIFTFFWLTTERWENRNYTVPVGG; from the coding sequence ATGACCGACCCTAAGGAACTTGCCCCGGGCGCACCGGGTAGTCCGCCCTACCGGGCAAAGTCCCCCCTTTCGGGTGTCGGTACCGCGCTTTCCCCTACCTCAAAAGTTACTTTTTGCCTATCGGAGGGCATCGTTTCCGAGGTCGGTTTTCCCGACGCAGGCTCCCCCTGTCTGTCGAGCCTGGAGTGGATCGTCACCGACGGAGCGGCTTTTTTTTCCCAGGAACAGCGGCACACGCTCCACGAAACCGCCTTTTTCGAGGAAGGCATCCCTGGCTATCGTCTGGTGAATACGTGTCTTGAAGGCAAATACCGGATCACAAAGGAAGTCCTGACCGATCCGGTCCGGGATACTTTTTTGCAAAAAACCCGGCTGGTCCCCCTGGCCCCCCTGGACAATCCGCTCCGGCTCTTCTTGACGCTCAACCCCTGTATCGGCGGAGACAGCGCCCTTCACGACGCCCGGGTCAGCCGGTACAAAGGACAGCCTTTGCTGGTCGCCCAAAAAGGGGCTGTTACCCTGGCCGTACTTTGCTCCCACCCCCTGAAACATACGTCCGTGGGCTACGCCGGTATCTCCGACGGCTGGCTGGACCTGGCCGCCCACCAACGGATGACTCGTTTCTACGAAAGGGCCGAAGGCGGACATGTGTCGCTGACAGCAGAAGTCGAGCCGGGCGAGACCGACATCATCGTCGCCATCGGCCTGGGCCAAAATGAACGCGAAGCCGCGGCCAAAGCCTGGGCGAGCCTTCTTGACGGCTTCGATACCGCCAAGGAGCGGTTTGTGGGGCCTTGGAGGACCTGGCAGCAGGGGCTTTCGCCGATGCCGCCGATGCTGGGCAGCGCCCTTCCCGCTGGCGCCCTGTCCGCCGGCGCCCACGTCAAAACCGGCGCCCTCGCGCTCCGCGCCCTGGAGTCCAAAGCCCACCCCGGCGCCCTGGTATCCTCCGGCGGCGTCCGGCCCCGGGATTTGGCGGCCGCCTTTGACGCTTTTCAGGCGCTGGGAGCTCGCGAGGACGCCCAGCGCATCCTGGCCTACCTGATGGCTGTGCAGGAGGAACGGGGCTTTTGGGCCATGTTGCTCCACCCCGACGGGAGCGCCGCCTCCGGTCGCGTGGCCCGCGACCAGGTGGCACAGGTCATCCTGATGGTGGACGCCTGCCGCCGTACGTTCCAGCTCAGCCCCGCCCGGATGCAACGTTATTGGCCCCTGGTCTGGACGGCCGCGGCCTATCTCGTAGGCGGCGGACCCGAACCGGAAGCCGACCGTTGGGACGGGGCGGAATCCCTGTCCCTACACACCCTTTGCGCCACCGTGGCCGCACTCCTGGCCGCGGCCGATATGGCCGACGAACGCGGGCAACCCGGCGTCGCCACGTACTGCCGCAAAACAGCCGACTATCTTCACGAACACATCGACCCCTGGACATACATCCGCGTCGGGCCCGGATCGGGTCCCGACCGAATTTCCGGGTACTATGCGGCGGCCGGGCAACCCGGTCAGAAGGCTTCCGGGCCGGCGAGCGCCGACGTGCTGTCGCTGGTGCGTTACGGGCTTCGGGCGGCCGATGATCCGCGGGTGATCGATACGCTGAAGGTCGTCGATGCCAACGCGCGGCGGGACGCCGACGCATTGCGGGACGCCGATGCGCGGCCGGGTACCGCCGAAGCACAGCCCGCGGCCGCGCCCCTGCTGCTCACCGCCGAACGCGCCCTCTACGAGCTCTCCGCCGGTAACAAAAACGGCGCGCTCGCACTCCTGCAAACCCTGGAGGCTCAAGCCCCCTCCGGCTTTTTCCCCGACAAAACCGGTCACCTGCCCGACCTCCGCACCCACGCGGAATACATCCGGCTTTGCTGCGCACTGAAGGCGGAACACGCCCCCGAGGTGCCCCGCTTTACGACCGAACGTTATATCCGGAAGCAAACCACCGCGCCCTTTGACTTGTGGCGCATCGAACGGCCCTGCCCCCGGCTGGCGCCCGACAAAAAGCTCCGTATAGAACTCCCGTCCGGCGCGTTGATCCACTGGACAGACGATGACTGGGCCACGAAGCAACACACCCTCACACGCGATACCCGTCTCGGGGTCCACGTCGCGGAGCTGAGCCCGCATCCCGGGGCCCGGCAGGTCATCTTTACATTTTTCTGGTTGACGACGGAAAGGTGGGAGAACAGGAACTATACGGTGCCGGTGGGTGGATGA
- a CDS encoding radical SAM protein — protein sequence MSLTTSPYLLYSDGKGNIFEDTSLYTVGRSGWDAYPVPPEDWIPLPDGGSLYELPGRRGIGIDVDTGDMRLCEKGWAVAAFIPPAHTGLFLAAYETLPEAPTLPLFCYTAAGWSDGVFYVPAVRIESDIRQECAGFDQTRVETGVDTLLAAYPHNRLVRHLAENCALTYHCPAARNYFMGRWECPIPSSPACNANCVGCISFQPETETIPSTQDRLTFKPSAEEIVEYTVPHLETAPYPIVSFGQGCEGEPLLMWETIRDAIREIRRHTSKGSININTNGSKPDAVRALCEAGLNSIRVSTNSARPEVYLPYYRPNNYTFEDIVESLKIVRGFGGWTSINYFVFPGMTDSVAEYEALRRLIIDTDLCMIQWRNFNIDPDWYLGKLGVVDTGECMGMGQLLELIREEFPALRFGYFNPPMERIHGDYAADFAH from the coding sequence ATGTCACTGACCACGTCCCCCTACCTGTTGTATTCCGACGGGAAGGGCAATATATTCGAAGATACCTCCCTGTATACCGTAGGGAGGAGTGGCTGGGACGCCTACCCGGTGCCCCCGGAAGACTGGATACCCTTGCCCGACGGAGGTTCGCTGTACGAACTGCCCGGCCGGAGGGGCATCGGCATAGACGTCGACACCGGAGATATGCGGCTTTGCGAAAAAGGCTGGGCGGTCGCCGCCTTTATCCCGCCCGCCCATACAGGCCTGTTCCTGGCAGCTTACGAAACCCTTCCGGAAGCCCCCACGCTTCCCCTGTTTTGTTATACCGCCGCGGGTTGGTCGGACGGTGTCTTTTATGTCCCCGCCGTCCGGATCGAAAGCGACATCCGCCAGGAATGCGCCGGTTTCGACCAGACGCGTGTCGAAACCGGGGTGGACACCCTCCTGGCCGCCTATCCCCACAACCGGCTGGTTCGCCACCTCGCGGAAAACTGCGCCCTGACGTACCATTGTCCCGCCGCCCGGAATTATTTCATGGGCCGCTGGGAATGCCCCATCCCGTCCTCCCCCGCCTGTAACGCCAACTGCGTGGGATGCATCTCCTTCCAACCCGAAACGGAGACCATCCCGTCCACCCAGGACAGGCTCACCTTCAAACCCAGCGCCGAGGAGATCGTCGAATACACCGTCCCCCACCTGGAAACCGCACCCTACCCCATCGTCAGCTTTGGCCAGGGTTGCGAAGGCGAACCCCTGCTGATGTGGGAAACCATCCGGGACGCCATCCGGGAGATCCGCCGGCATACTTCCAAAGGAAGCATCAACATCAACACCAACGGCTCCAAACCCGACGCCGTACGGGCGCTCTGCGAAGCCGGTCTGAACAGCATCCGCGTCAGCACCAACTCCGCCCGGCCCGAGGTCTACCTACCCTACTACCGGCCCAACAACTATACGTTCGAAGACATCGTCGAAAGCCTAAAGATCGTCCGCGGCTTTGGCGGGTGGACGTCGATCAATTATTTTGTTTTCCCCGGGATGACCGACAGCGTGGCGGAATACGAAGCGCTGCGACGCCTGATCATCGACACAGACCTGTGCATGATCCAGTGGCGCAACTTCAACATCGACCCCGACTGGTATCTGGGTAAGCTGGGCGTGGTCGACACCGGTGAATGCATGGGCATGGGGCAGCTCCTGGAGCTCATCCGGGAGGAGTTCCCGGCGTTGCGCTTTGGGTATTTTAATCCGCCCATGGAGCGGATCCACGGGGATTATGCCGCGGATTTCGCCCATTAG
- a CDS encoding agmatinase family protein, translated as MADLSRFDPDGISNPKGNIFGLPFSEEDARLVILPVPWEVTVSYHAGTARAADHIFQAALQVDLFDPSAPDAWKEGVYMRPLDKKILLRSDYLHKEAELFLRYIAEGEAVEANAFMSKTLKEVNEGSAFLNQWVYQQTSALLHQGKLVGILGGDHSTIFGFVKALGERHQGFGILQIDAHCDLRKAYTRFTHSHASIMRNILEEIPAVERLVQVGVRDFGQDEWTYIRESGGRVVAFPDADLSRRQWEGETWKNLAGDIVSRLPSKVYISFDIDGLDPKLCPHTGTPVPGGLETAQVHYLCQRILDSGRTLIGFDLVEVGAGPNDWDANVGARQLLKLCYLLIRSNT; from the coding sequence ATGGCAGATCTTTCCCGTTTTGACCCGGACGGCATCAGCAACCCAAAGGGGAACATCTTCGGCCTCCCTTTTTCCGAGGAAGACGCCCGCCTGGTGATCCTTCCCGTACCCTGGGAGGTGACCGTCAGCTACCACGCGGGAACCGCCCGGGCAGCAGATCATATTTTCCAGGCCGCCCTCCAGGTCGACCTGTTTGATCCCTCTGCTCCGGACGCCTGGAAAGAGGGGGTGTACATGCGGCCCTTAGACAAAAAGATCCTCCTCAGGAGCGACTATCTCCACAAAGAGGCGGAACTTTTTCTTCGCTACATCGCCGAAGGCGAAGCCGTGGAAGCGAACGCCTTTATGTCGAAAACGCTCAAAGAAGTCAACGAAGGCAGCGCTTTCCTGAACCAATGGGTCTACCAGCAAACGTCGGCCCTTCTTCACCAGGGGAAGCTGGTGGGTATCCTGGGCGGCGACCACAGCACCATTTTCGGTTTTGTAAAAGCGCTGGGCGAACGCCACCAGGGTTTTGGCATCCTGCAGATCGACGCGCACTGCGACCTGCGGAAGGCGTACACCCGGTTCACCCATTCCCATGCCTCGATCATGCGCAACATACTGGAAGAGATTCCCGCCGTGGAGCGCCTGGTGCAGGTGGGTGTACGAGACTTTGGCCAGGACGAATGGACCTATATCCGCGAAAGCGGGGGGCGTGTGGTCGCTTTTCCTGACGCAGACCTTTCCCGCCGGCAGTGGGAAGGGGAAACCTGGAAAAACCTGGCCGGGGACATCGTTTCCCGGCTCCCCTCCAAGGTGTACATAAGTTTTGACATAGACGGCCTGGACCCTAAGCTGTGCCCTCATACCGGAACACCTGTGCCGGGTGGTTTGGAGACGGCCCAGGTCCATTACCTTTGTCAAAGGATATTGGACAGCGGCCGGACCCTGATCGGGTTCGACCTGGTGGAAGTGGGCGCCGGCCCCAACGATTGGGACGCCAATGTGGGGGCCCGCCAGTTGCTAAAGCTCTGTTATCTGCTGATCCGTTCAAACACTTAG
- a CDS encoding cytochrome c maturation protein CcmE domain-containing protein has protein sequence MKKVHIILLIVIAAAIGVLISMTGDLSTYDTLASARQKQGKFVHVIAKLDRTQPIVYDALKDPNYLSFFVVDSLGDRTQVIYHEPKPADLESSDRLVIKGRMNGQVFDCKDILLKCPSKYKDDKHQVQQQLNAKL, from the coding sequence ATGAAGAAAGTCCACATCATCCTGCTCATCGTCATCGCCGCCGCCATCGGGGTTTTGATCAGCATGACGGGAGACCTGTCCACCTACGATACCCTGGCCTCGGCCCGCCAGAAACAGGGCAAGTTTGTCCACGTCATCGCCAAGCTGGACCGGACCCAACCCATCGTTTACGACGCGTTGAAAGATCCTAACTATTTGAGCTTCTTTGTGGTAGACTCCCTGGGTGACCGGACGCAAGTCATCTACCACGAACCCAAACCCGCCGACCTGGAATCCAGCGACCGGCTGGTGATCAAGGGACGGATGAATGGCCAGGTTTTCGACTGCAAGGATATCCTCCTGAAGTGTCCTTCCAAATACAAGGACGACAAGCACCAGGTGCAGCAACAACTCAACGCAAAATTATAG
- the ccsA gene encoding cytochrome c biogenesis protein CcsA yields the protein MQFIGEHLLPGELGHFFAILSFAASLVAMIAYIQSTRTENPEEKNSWRRLARAAFITDIVAVFVVIGTLYFLISSHYYEYFYVWSHSSNEMQRRFLLAGFWESSEGSFLLWTFWNCVLGLVLMRMSGKWEAPVMSVLSFAQLCLASMIVGIYFSSAKFGTNPFILMRQFEAGAPIFSDPHYLQSPVMQDGRGLNPLLQNYWMVIHPPVLFLGFASTIVPFAYAIAALWQREYKEWIKPALPWALFSAAVLGTGIMMGAAWAYESLTFGGFWAWDPVENASMVPWLVMICGIHTLLAYKSTGHSGRITFAFFILAFLLILYSTFLTRSGILGDTSVHSFTDLGMNTQLALFLFVFVIPSLLLFIVRYKDIPSIKAEEAVDSREFWMFVGALILFLSAVYVIAFTSIPVYDKLFNKKTAPPEDVLYAYNKVMILVLIVIALLTGITQYLKYKKTATGFRKLLLPSVIALAVAALVLGFGHFDYLKYGQGYLIAIYVAVASAVFAVVANLSYIWVAYKGKLKNAGASVAHIGFGLMLLGILISTSKKTVISQNTSGIVIPGLTDAKGKPEDPTENLTLVKNLDFRLANYRVTYTGDSAGGPKDAKVYYRLHFTSPNEDFAIYPDAFINPKGQEGILANPASKHYLDRDVFVYLTSLPNRSSTDDTSTFRDHALKPGDTLFYSKGLMILNRIVHGTDGREGIDAGLGDSVFTADITVHAMDSSLYRARPVLVVQNGRLAYYPDTVMSQSLILRFAGATAKGITLGTRESASVMDFVTIKAYVFPYINLLWLGTMVMAAGLVMSVVRRVRRG from the coding sequence ATGCAATTCATCGGTGAACACCTGCTGCCCGGCGAGCTGGGGCATTTTTTTGCGATCCTGAGCTTTGCCGCCTCGCTGGTGGCGATGATCGCGTATATACAGTCCACCCGGACCGAAAATCCCGAAGAGAAAAACAGTTGGCGGCGTCTCGCGAGGGCGGCCTTTATCACCGACATCGTCGCGGTGTTTGTGGTGATCGGCACCTTGTACTTTCTGATCTCCAGCCACTATTACGAATACTTTTACGTGTGGAGCCACTCCTCCAACGAAATGCAACGCCGCTTCCTGCTCGCAGGTTTCTGGGAAAGTTCGGAAGGGAGCTTCCTGCTCTGGACCTTTTGGAACTGTGTCCTGGGCCTGGTCCTGATGCGGATGTCGGGCAAATGGGAAGCGCCGGTGATGTCGGTGTTGAGTTTTGCCCAGCTTTGTCTGGCGTCCATGATCGTAGGGATCTATTTCTCTTCCGCAAAATTTGGCACCAACCCCTTTATCCTGATGCGGCAGTTCGAGGCGGGCGCGCCCATTTTCTCGGACCCGCATTACCTGCAAAGCCCGGTGATGCAGGACGGACGGGGGCTCAACCCCTTGCTCCAGAACTACTGGATGGTGATCCACCCGCCCGTGCTTTTCCTTGGTTTTGCGTCGACCATCGTCCCCTTTGCGTATGCGATCGCCGCCCTTTGGCAGCGGGAATACAAGGAATGGATCAAACCGGCCCTTCCCTGGGCATTGTTCAGCGCCGCCGTTTTAGGGACGGGGATCATGATGGGCGCCGCCTGGGCGTACGAGTCCCTCACCTTTGGCGGTTTCTGGGCCTGGGACCCGGTGGAAAACGCGTCCATGGTGCCCTGGCTGGTCATGATCTGCGGGATCCACACCCTGCTCGCGTATAAGTCTACCGGGCATTCGGGGAGGATCACCTTTGCCTTTTTCATCCTGGCTTTCCTGCTCATCCTGTATTCGACCTTCCTTACCCGGAGCGGCATTTTAGGAGACACCTCGGTGCATTCCTTTACGGACCTGGGGATGAATACACAGCTCGCATTGTTCCTTTTTGTTTTTGTCATCCCCTCCCTCCTGCTCTTTATCGTACGTTATAAAGACATTCCCTCGATCAAGGCCGAAGAGGCGGTCGATTCCAGGGAGTTCTGGATGTTTGTCGGGGCGCTGATCCTTTTTTTGTCAGCAGTCTACGTGATCGCGTTTACATCGATCCCGGTGTACGACAAACTCTTTAATAAAAAGACCGCCCCGCCCGAAGACGTGCTCTATGCCTACAACAAGGTGATGATCCTGGTGTTGATCGTGATCGCACTCCTCACCGGGATCACCCAATACCTCAAGTATAAGAAAACGGCCACGGGCTTCCGGAAACTCCTCCTGCCGTCCGTGATTGCGCTGGCGGTCGCCGCCCTCGTCTTAGGTTTCGGACACTTCGACTACCTGAAATACGGACAAGGTTACCTGATCGCCATCTATGTGGCGGTGGCCTCCGCCGTTTTTGCGGTTGTCGCCAACCTGTCCTATATCTGGGTGGCGTATAAGGGCAAGCTCAAAAATGCGGGCGCCTCCGTGGCCCACATCGGTTTTGGGCTGATGTTGTTGGGCATCCTCATTTCCACCTCCAAAAAAACGGTCATTTCCCAGAATACATCGGGGATCGTGATCCCCGGTTTGACGGACGCCAAGGGCAAACCCGAAGACCCCACCGAAAACCTGACCCTGGTCAAAAACCTGGACTTCCGCCTGGCCAACTACCGCGTAACCTATACCGGGGACTCGGCGGGTGGCCCCAAGGATGCCAAAGTGTACTACCGGTTGCATTTTACCAGCCCCAACGAAGACTTTGCCATTTACCCCGACGCGTTTATCAACCCCAAGGGACAGGAAGGTATCCTGGCCAACCCGGCTTCCAAACACTACCTCGACCGGGACGTGTTTGTGTACCTGACCTCGCTGCCCAACCGCTCCAGCACCGACGACACGTCGACCTTCCGGGACCATGCGCTCAAACCGGGGGATACTCTTTTCTATAGCAAAGGTCTGATGATCCTGAACCGGATCGTCCACGGCACCGACGGCCGGGAAGGGATTGACGCCGGTCTGGGGGATTCCGTCTTTACCGCGGATATTACGGTCCACGCCATGGACAGCAGCCTGTACCGGGCAAGACCGGTGCTTGTCGTCCAAAACGGCCGGCTGGCGTATTACCCCGATACCGTCATGTCTCAAAGCCTGATCCTGCGTTTCGCGGGCGCCACGGCCAAAGGGATCACGCTGGGTACGCGGGAGTCCGCGTCCGTCATGGACTTCGTCACCATCAAGGCGTACGTCTTCCCGTACATCAACCTCTTGTGGCTAGGAACGATGGTGATGGCGGCCGGTCTCGTGATGAGCGTGGTGCGCCGGGTGAGGCGCGGGTAA
- a CDS encoding DUF4294 domain-containing protein: MESSQKYSILSNLCTRGLLAVALLTGLLPLVTRAQSGEVVPKAAPGAPIAMPGAPVQLGKNDTIMTGAILYEGDTIPYRVLADIYIFGGTPAQYARMMERWNRLRNAVYVTYPYAVAAGRVINDINAHLAFMSDEKERKAYIKSREKELRGQFTNQLEQMSVYQGRILMKLINRQTGNNCYEIIKEYKGGFNARVYQTVAFFFGSSLKQPYDASGEDQPIETVVQEINRMYSRR, encoded by the coding sequence ATGGAGTCCAGTCAAAAATACAGCATCCTTTCCAACCTTTGTACCCGTGGGTTGTTGGCCGTCGCCCTGTTGACCGGTTTGCTACCCTTGGTCACCCGGGCGCAAAGCGGCGAAGTCGTTCCCAAGGCGGCTCCCGGGGCTCCTATTGCGATGCCCGGTGCGCCTGTCCAGTTGGGCAAAAACGACACCATCATGACGGGCGCGATCCTGTACGAAGGCGATACCATCCCTTACCGTGTCTTAGCCGATATCTATATTTTCGGGGGAACCCCCGCCCAGTACGCCCGGATGATGGAGCGTTGGAACCGTCTGCGAAACGCAGTTTATGTCACCTATCCCTATGCCGTGGCCGCCGGGCGGGTGATCAACGACATCAACGCCCACCTCGCCTTTATGTCCGACGAGAAGGAGCGCAAGGCATATATCAAGTCCAGGGAAAAAGAACTGAGAGGGCAGTTCACCAACCAGTTGGAGCAGATGTCGGTCTACCAGGGCAGGATCCTGATGAAGCTGATCAACCGCCAGACCGGTAACAACTGTTACGAAATCATTAAAGAATACAAGGGCGGGTTCAACGCCCGCGTCTATCAAACCGTTGCCTTTTTCTTCGGCAGCAGCCTCAAACAACCTTACGACGCTTCCGGCGAGGACCAGCCCATAGAGACGGTGGTCCAGGAGATCAACCGCATGTACTCGCGCCGCTAG
- the bshB1 gene encoding bacillithiol biosynthesis deacetylase BshB1: MQLDILAIGVHPDDVELCASGTLMMEKLRGKKVGVVDLTRGELGTRGTAELRLKEAARAAAILDLDVRENLGMADGFFKIDEEHQRKVIRALRKYRPEIVLTNPLEDRHPDHGRAGKLVAESCFLSGLRKVETLDDEGKPQAHWRPKYVFHFVQDRYYTPSFVYDISPVMERKIEAIKAYSSQFFSTEYKEDEPQTYISTPEFLNAIIGRLQMYGKMIGVPYAEGFISEKMLGVASMDAFVRRDT, encoded by the coding sequence ATGCAACTAGACATTTTGGCGATCGGCGTGCACCCGGATGACGTGGAGCTCTGCGCTTCGGGCACGCTCATGATGGAGAAACTCCGGGGCAAAAAGGTCGGGGTCGTTGACCTCACCCGGGGCGAGCTCGGGACAAGGGGCACGGCGGAACTGCGGCTGAAAGAAGCAGCCCGGGCGGCGGCTATCCTCGACCTGGATGTGCGGGAAAACCTCGGGATGGCGGACGGCTTTTTCAAGATCGACGAAGAGCACCAGCGCAAGGTGATCCGCGCGCTGCGGAAGTACCGCCCGGAGATCGTCCTCACCAACCCTCTGGAGGACAGGCACCCGGACCACGGGCGGGCGGGGAAGCTCGTCGCCGAGTCCTGTTTCCTGAGCGGGTTGAGAAAAGTGGAGACCCTGGACGACGAGGGGAAACCCCAGGCGCACTGGCGGCCCAAATACGTTTTTCATTTTGTCCAGGACCGGTACTACACCCCTTCTTTTGTATACGACATCAGCCCGGTGATGGAACGGAAAATAGAGGCCATCAAGGCGTATTCGTCCCAATTCTTTTCCACAGAATATAAAGAAGACGAGCCGCAGACGTATATTTCGACACCGGAGTTCCTCAACGCGATCATCGGGCGGTTGCAGATGTATGGCAAAATGATTGGCGTACCGTATGCGGAAGGATTTATTTCGGAAAAGATGCTCGGTGTGGCGAGCATGGATGCTTTCGTCCGCCGGGACACGTAA